One window of Microbacterium sp. 1S1 genomic DNA carries:
- a CDS encoding ATP-dependent helicase codes for MSALDALDERQRAAASVLRGPVAVLAGAGTGKTRVITHRIAHGVDTGAYSPSRVMAVTFTAKAAGELRGRLRALGVEGVAARTFHAAALAQLNFFWPTLAGAPAPSIIDNKVRMLGQAADAIRLRPSTATLRDIASEIEWRKVSMISIDRYGELGRPVSGIDATQLVELMRGYEALKDERHQLDFEDVLLACAGMLETEPRVAAAVHEQYRHFTVDEFQDVSPLQNRLLELWLGDRHDICVVGDASQTIYSFAGAEQRFLLEFERRHPDATVVRLETNYRSQAPILTAANALMHGRPGALELVPAREQFSADPPTVTAYDSETEEAAGIAAGVAARIAGGASPAEIAVLYRAHAQSAVLQQALAAEGIATSVLGGTRFFAMPEVRQAILALRAAAVAPTEHGFLPGVRRVLRELGLTEEPPVAGGAQRDGWEARRAILRLAEEAGPETTLRSFSDELMARAKDQHEPTMRTVTLSTLHAAKGLEWPHVYLAGWAEGSLPISYATTFEAIDEERRLAYVGVTRAARTLELSWARSAGRGERAPSRFLAEMGTTARGTGILRETTPNATRSRRPR; via the coding sequence GTGAGCGCACTCGATGCCCTCGACGAGCGGCAGCGAGCGGCGGCATCGGTTCTGCGGGGGCCGGTCGCGGTGCTGGCGGGAGCCGGAACGGGGAAGACCCGTGTCATCACCCACCGGATCGCCCATGGAGTGGACACCGGGGCCTATTCCCCCTCGCGGGTGATGGCCGTGACGTTCACGGCGAAAGCAGCGGGGGAGCTTCGCGGGCGGCTCCGTGCGCTCGGAGTGGAGGGCGTCGCCGCGCGCACGTTCCACGCCGCCGCGTTGGCCCAGCTCAACTTCTTCTGGCCGACGCTGGCGGGAGCGCCGGCCCCCTCGATCATCGACAACAAGGTGCGCATGCTCGGCCAGGCGGCCGATGCGATCCGCCTGCGCCCCAGCACGGCGACCCTGCGCGACATCGCCTCCGAGATCGAGTGGCGCAAGGTCTCCATGATCTCGATCGACCGCTACGGCGAGCTCGGCCGTCCGGTCAGCGGCATCGACGCCACCCAGCTCGTGGAGCTCATGCGCGGCTACGAGGCGCTGAAGGACGAGCGCCATCAGCTCGACTTCGAGGACGTGCTGCTCGCGTGCGCCGGGATGCTGGAGACCGAGCCCCGAGTCGCGGCGGCGGTCCACGAGCAGTACCGGCATTTCACGGTCGACGAGTTCCAGGACGTGTCGCCGCTGCAGAACCGGCTCCTCGAGCTGTGGCTCGGCGACAGGCACGACATCTGCGTGGTCGGCGACGCCAGCCAGACGATCTACTCGTTCGCGGGGGCGGAGCAGCGGTTCCTCCTGGAGTTCGAACGGAGGCACCCGGATGCCACGGTCGTCCGGCTGGAGACGAACTATCGGTCGCAGGCGCCGATCCTGACGGCGGCAAACGCCCTGATGCACGGCCGGCCGGGTGCGCTGGAGCTCGTGCCGGCGCGCGAGCAGTTCTCGGCCGACCCGCCCACGGTCACCGCGTACGATTCGGAGACCGAAGAGGCGGCGGGTATCGCGGCCGGGGTGGCGGCCCGCATCGCCGGCGGCGCCTCCCCGGCGGAGATCGCCGTGCTCTACCGCGCTCACGCGCAGTCCGCGGTCCTGCAGCAGGCGCTCGCCGCGGAAGGCATCGCGACGTCGGTGCTGGGAGGCACGCGCTTCTTCGCGATGCCGGAGGTGCGACAGGCCATCCTCGCGCTCCGTGCCGCCGCGGTGGCGCCGACGGAACACGGTTTCCTCCCCGGGGTACGTCGTGTCCTCCGTGAACTGGGCCTCACGGAGGAGCCGCCGGTGGCGGGCGGTGCCCAGCGTGACGGCTGGGAGGCGCGCCGCGCCATCCTGCGGCTCGCGGAAGAGGCCGGACCGGAGACGACGCTCCGATCGTTCAGCGACGAGCTCATGGCGCGCGCAAAGGATCAGCACGAGCCGACGATGCGGACCGTGACGCTGTCGACCCTGCATGCGGCGAAGGGTCTCGAGTGGCCGCACGTCTACCTCGCAGGGTGGGCAGAAGGATCCCTGCCGATCTCCTACGCGACCACGTTCGAGGCGATCGACGAGGAGCGTCGGCTGGCATACGTCGGGGTCACGCGGGCTGCGCGTACGCTGGAACTGTCGTGGGCACGCTCGGCCGGTCGGGGCGAACGGGCACCGTCGCGCTTCCTGGCGGAGATGGGGACGACGGCCCGCGGCACAGGCATTCTTCGCGAAACGACACCGAACGCCACACGATCCCGCCGTCCGCGTTGA
- a CDS encoding PDZ domain-containing protein → MERPRAGKLGLGVWALVVALAALAVLTFLPSPYVIQRPGPVYDTLGTAKNADGEQVPLISVEGTETYETGGTLDLTTVQVVGNRERTPSWFELALAWMDSSRAVVPLDAVFPEGVTSEQRDERNAMLMVDSQHEATAAALNELGYDTGAEVVVVDAVDGSPADGVLEADDVITAIDGTPVTSATALREAIQDAGGEPVALTVRRDGAEQTVEITPEEQTQDGTTTWLIGITLRTDYDFEVDVTIQLDNVGGPSAGMMFALGIIDTLTPGELNGGKDVAGTGTIDAEGTVGPIGGIRQKLYGARDAGADYFLAPEANCDEVVGHVPDGLQVIRTATLDDSLAALEVIAEDGDVEALPTCEVPAT, encoded by the coding sequence GTGGAACGACCGCGCGCAGGAAAGCTCGGACTCGGTGTCTGGGCACTGGTGGTCGCGCTCGCCGCGCTCGCCGTCCTCACCTTCCTGCCGTCGCCCTACGTGATCCAGCGCCCAGGACCGGTCTACGACACGCTCGGCACCGCGAAGAACGCCGACGGCGAGCAGGTCCCGCTCATCAGCGTCGAGGGGACCGAGACGTACGAGACGGGCGGCACGCTCGACCTCACGACCGTCCAGGTCGTGGGCAACCGCGAGCGGACGCCGAGCTGGTTCGAACTCGCCCTGGCGTGGATGGACTCGTCCCGCGCCGTCGTTCCGCTGGATGCGGTGTTCCCCGAGGGCGTCACCAGCGAGCAACGTGACGAGCGAAACGCGATGCTCATGGTCGATTCGCAGCACGAGGCGACGGCCGCCGCGCTGAACGAGCTCGGCTACGACACCGGCGCCGAGGTCGTGGTCGTCGATGCGGTCGACGGGTCGCCGGCCGACGGCGTCCTCGAGGCTGACGACGTGATCACCGCGATCGACGGGACCCCGGTGACCTCCGCGACGGCCCTGCGCGAAGCCATCCAGGACGCGGGTGGTGAACCGGTCGCGCTCACCGTGCGCCGCGACGGCGCGGAGCAGACGGTCGAGATCACGCCGGAGGAGCAGACCCAGGACGGCACGACGACCTGGCTGATCGGTATCACCCTGCGCACGGACTACGACTTCGAGGTCGACGTCACGATCCAGCTCGACAACGTCGGCGGTCCCAGCGCGGGCATGATGTTCGCCCTCGGCATCATCGACACCCTGACGCCCGGCGAGTTGAACGGCGGCAAGGACGTCGCGGGGACCGGCACGATCGACGCCGAGGGGACCGTCGGGCCGATCGGGGGCATCCGCCAGAAGCTCTACGGTGCCCGTGACGCCGGCGCGGACTACTTCCTCGCGCCGGAGGCCAACTGCGACGAGGTCGTGGGGCACGTGCCGGACGGCCTCCAGGTCATCCGCACCGCAACCCTCGACGACTCCCTCGCGGCGCTCGAGGTGATCGCAGAAGACGGCGACGTCGAGGCGCTGCCGACGTGCGAGGTCCCGGCCACCTGA
- a CDS encoding ATP-dependent DNA helicase — MTAGSTGALLSATDLAAALGLPTPTPAQQQVIEAPLEPALVVAGAGSGKTETMSARVVWLVANGHVRRDEVLGLTFTRKAAGELAERIGARLALVDEYGRRGLLPHLREIVARGALHRVAEATPGRQRELVRAHVLDELAELHDTGWVPGAVRSADDLMIRPRVSTYNAFADGIVREHAARIGRDPDVAMLSQAASWMLAREVVLRSDLPELEEVDYALGTVIDAVQRLAAEALDHRVDLAEADRLATAQATAFAPYRGNADVEKAAVNLLSLPTLTRLVREYSAEKDRRGVLDFADQVAGAYDIVESAEDVRAELREQHRVVLLDEYQDTSVIQTRFLAELFRDAAVMAVGDPHQSIYGWRGASADNLYAFPRSFSSAGEVRTYSLMTSWRNDRGILDVANRVLEPLQRPGLDVPPLEPRPGAGEGSVAVRYPFTVDDEADEVAAWFAERRAAHEARTTTPHTGAILFRSKRHMQTFAAALAARGIAHRILGLGGLLATPEVVDVVSTLRVVHDPTAGSALIRLLTGPRFGVGVADMAALYELGRALAERDTALVPLPEEVRARLRSSRGADEAVSIVDAVDVVRAVRDDYRLLEGITPEGRARIRAAGEMLERLRRASSQPIPEVIRLIELELRLDIELAANETRGPARVASTQLRAFADEVRAFLAADERGTIGSLLAWLDKAESTDELMPRPEPPEPGVVQLLTIHGSKGLEWDAVAVVRLVVDELPGRVSDTSGWFGFGVVPFALRGDRDALPRFTWDPDEAMAAETDPATRQKLAQASLSGGVTKANPHGGALRRFKDAYREYQRQEERRLAYVAITRAKSDLLLSGAHWAGQKAPRTPSPYLLEAIDVRGLDEIPPVDPDENPYDGPGATLHWPLDPLGARRAVVSAAAAAVEQALSDDTGAPTDELRRLLAERAARQRGTDAEAPTRVPASRFKDYVTDYTGTLSSLVRPMPERPYRQTRLGTLFHAWVEQRSELVGVGARVDEALWEQDEDQPEGDVPLDGLAPGAAADAADLAALQETFERSEWGPLQPLAVEIEIDFALGAGLQSARPDAAGAHIVICKLDAVYRRADRGGRIEIVDWKTGRAPRTPREREERMLQLALYRLAYHRRFDVPLDEIDVALYYVADDLVIRGDRVYSEEELFQRWSAARAAR; from the coding sequence ATGACCGCAGGATCCACGGGCGCCCTGTTGTCGGCGACCGACCTCGCCGCCGCGCTCGGACTGCCGACGCCGACCCCCGCCCAGCAGCAGGTGATCGAGGCCCCGCTCGAACCTGCGCTCGTCGTCGCCGGCGCCGGGAGCGGCAAGACGGAGACCATGTCGGCGCGGGTCGTCTGGCTCGTGGCGAACGGGCACGTCCGGCGGGACGAGGTCCTCGGACTCACCTTCACCCGCAAGGCCGCAGGCGAACTCGCGGAGCGTATCGGCGCCCGACTCGCCCTCGTCGACGAGTACGGACGTCGGGGGCTCCTCCCTCATCTGCGGGAGATCGTGGCCCGAGGCGCGCTGCACCGGGTGGCAGAGGCCACGCCCGGGCGCCAACGCGAGCTCGTCCGTGCACACGTCCTCGACGAGCTCGCGGAGCTTCACGACACCGGTTGGGTGCCGGGGGCGGTCCGCTCCGCCGACGACCTCATGATCCGGCCGCGCGTCTCGACCTACAACGCCTTCGCCGACGGGATCGTCCGCGAGCATGCGGCGCGCATCGGGCGGGACCCCGACGTGGCGATGCTCAGCCAGGCCGCCTCCTGGATGCTGGCGAGGGAAGTCGTCCTCCGCAGTGATCTGCCGGAGCTGGAGGAGGTCGACTACGCGCTCGGGACGGTGATCGACGCGGTGCAGCGTCTCGCCGCGGAGGCCCTCGACCATCGCGTCGATCTCGCGGAAGCCGACCGGCTGGCGACGGCGCAAGCTACCGCCTTCGCGCCGTACCGGGGCAACGCGGACGTCGAGAAGGCCGCCGTCAACCTGCTCAGCCTGCCCACGCTGACCCGGCTCGTCCGCGAGTACAGCGCGGAGAAGGACCGGCGTGGAGTGCTGGACTTCGCCGACCAGGTCGCCGGGGCCTACGACATCGTCGAGTCGGCTGAGGACGTGCGAGCCGAGCTCCGTGAGCAGCATCGCGTCGTGCTGCTGGACGAGTACCAGGACACGTCCGTGATCCAGACCCGCTTCCTGGCGGAGCTGTTCCGGGATGCTGCCGTGATGGCGGTGGGTGATCCGCATCAGTCCATCTACGGATGGCGCGGTGCCAGCGCGGACAACCTCTATGCGTTCCCACGGTCCTTCTCGAGCGCGGGCGAGGTGCGCACGTACAGCCTCATGACGAGCTGGCGCAACGACCGGGGCATCCTCGACGTCGCCAACCGGGTACTCGAACCGCTGCAGCGGCCCGGACTCGACGTGCCGCCGTTGGAGCCGCGCCCCGGTGCCGGCGAGGGTTCGGTCGCCGTGCGCTATCCCTTCACCGTCGACGACGAAGCCGACGAGGTGGCGGCGTGGTTCGCCGAACGCCGCGCGGCGCACGAGGCGAGGACGACGACCCCGCACACCGGGGCGATCCTGTTCCGGTCCAAGCGGCACATGCAGACCTTCGCCGCTGCGCTCGCCGCCCGAGGGATCGCGCACCGCATCCTCGGACTGGGTGGTCTGCTGGCCACCCCCGAGGTGGTGGACGTGGTCTCGACCCTTCGGGTGGTGCACGACCCGACGGCCGGATCGGCACTCATCCGGCTCCTCACCGGCCCGCGCTTCGGCGTCGGCGTGGCCGACATGGCGGCGCTGTACGAGCTGGGACGGGCGCTGGCGGAACGCGACACCGCGCTGGTCCCGTTGCCGGAGGAGGTGCGGGCGCGTCTCCGGTCGTCCCGCGGCGCTGACGAGGCCGTCTCCATCGTCGATGCGGTGGACGTCGTGCGCGCGGTCCGCGACGACTACCGGCTGCTGGAGGGCATCACCCCGGAGGGTCGAGCACGGATCCGTGCGGCAGGGGAGATGCTGGAGCGTCTCCGCCGGGCGTCTTCCCAGCCGATCCCCGAGGTGATCCGGCTCATCGAGCTGGAACTGCGGCTGGACATCGAGCTCGCGGCGAACGAGACGCGCGGCCCGGCGCGCGTGGCGTCCACTCAGCTGCGCGCCTTCGCGGACGAGGTGCGTGCGTTCCTCGCCGCCGACGAACGCGGTACGATCGGCAGCCTGCTCGCCTGGCTCGACAAGGCGGAGAGCACCGACGAGCTGATGCCACGTCCGGAACCGCCGGAGCCCGGCGTCGTGCAACTGCTCACCATTCACGGGTCCAAAGGGTTGGAGTGGGACGCGGTGGCGGTCGTGCGCCTCGTCGTGGACGAGCTGCCGGGTCGCGTGTCCGACACGTCCGGCTGGTTCGGTTTCGGCGTCGTCCCCTTCGCGCTGCGAGGCGACCGCGACGCGCTCCCGCGCTTCACGTGGGATCCGGATGAGGCCATGGCGGCGGAGACCGATCCCGCCACCCGGCAGAAACTCGCGCAGGCGTCGCTGTCGGGCGGTGTGACGAAGGCGAATCCGCACGGCGGCGCGCTGCGCCGGTTCAAGGATGCGTATCGCGAGTACCAGCGGCAGGAGGAGCGTCGCCTCGCGTACGTGGCCATCACCCGTGCCAAGAGCGATCTGCTGCTCAGCGGCGCTCACTGGGCGGGACAGAAGGCCCCGCGTACGCCGAGCCCCTATCTCCTCGAGGCGATCGACGTGCGGGGCCTGGACGAGATCCCTCCGGTCGACCCGGACGAGAACCCCTACGACGGTCCGGGGGCTACTCTCCACTGGCCGCTCGATCCGCTCGGTGCGCGTCGGGCGGTGGTGAGCGCGGCGGCCGCGGCCGTGGAGCAGGCCCTGAGCGACGACACCGGGGCGCCGACGGACGAGCTGCGCCGACTGCTGGCCGAGCGGGCGGCGCGCCAGCGCGGGACGGATGCGGAGGCGCCGACGCGAGTGCCGGCCTCCCGCTTCAAGGACTACGTCACGGATTACACCGGGACCCTGTCCTCGCTCGTGCGGCCGATGCCCGAGCGCCCGTATCGCCAGACCCGACTCGGGACGTTGTTCCACGCGTGGGTCGAGCAGCGCTCCGAGCTCGTGGGCGTCGGCGCCCGAGTCGACGAGGCGCTGTGGGAGCAGGATGAGGACCAGCCGGAGGGGGATGTCCCGCTGGACGGTCTGGCGCCGGGAGCCGCCGCCGATGCCGCTGACCTGGCCGCACTGCAGGAGACCTTCGAGCGGAGCGAGTGGGGGCCGCTGCAGCCGCTTGCGGTGGAGATCGAGATCGATTTCGCGCTCGGGGCGGGTCTGCAGAGCGCACGGCCGGATGCGGCCGGCGCCCACATCGTCATCTGCAAGCTCGATGCCGTGTACCGCCGTGCCGACCGTGGCGGCAGGATCGAGATCGTCGACTGGAAGACGGGGCGGGCCCCGCGCACACCCCGAGAGCGCGAGGAGCGCATGCTGCAGCTCGCCCTCTACCGGCTCGCCTATCACCGGCGGTTCGACGTCCCGCTCGACGAGATCGACGTGGCCCTCTACTACGTGGCCGACGACCTCGTCATCCGCGGCGACCGCGTCTACTCCGAGGAGGAGCTCTTCCAGCGCTGGAGCGCCGCCCGCGCGGCGCGCTGA
- the nudC gene encoding NAD(+) diphosphatase, producing the protein MSIPRPFFDRAAELRDEEGVLDRLRSDPATRVIGVREGRVRIVASALLRVSADEVADATWALLGRDADGAALLLAALPPETDALDTAPDEVWLGLRDIGGRLDPVESEVLSGAVALAGWLRDAPFCPTCGGGTELRNAGWSRRCLVCGREHFPRTDPAVIVAVESEDGDRLLLGANANWGGRMYSCFAGFTEAGESLEATVHREIEEESGVRLSALRYVSSQPWPFPRSLMVGFRAVTADEAAARPDGEEIIDVRWFTRAEIGSALAGDGPVGLPGPASIARALIVDWFEERP; encoded by the coding sequence ATGAGCATTCCGCGCCCGTTCTTCGACCGTGCCGCCGAGCTCCGCGACGAGGAAGGCGTGCTCGATCGGCTGCGCAGCGATCCCGCCACGCGCGTCATCGGGGTGCGCGAGGGACGGGTGCGCATCGTCGCCTCCGCTCTGCTGCGGGTCTCCGCGGACGAGGTGGCCGACGCTACCTGGGCGCTCCTGGGACGGGACGCCGACGGCGCCGCGCTGCTGCTCGCGGCCCTGCCGCCCGAGACGGACGCTCTCGACACCGCACCGGACGAAGTGTGGCTCGGCCTTCGGGACATCGGCGGACGGCTCGATCCGGTCGAGTCGGAGGTGCTCTCGGGCGCGGTCGCGCTGGCCGGCTGGCTCCGGGATGCACCGTTCTGCCCCACCTGTGGCGGGGGCACCGAGCTCCGGAACGCGGGGTGGTCACGGCGGTGCCTCGTGTGCGGCCGCGAGCACTTCCCGCGGACCGACCCCGCCGTGATCGTCGCCGTCGAGAGCGAAGACGGCGACCGGCTCCTCCTCGGAGCCAACGCGAACTGGGGCGGGCGCATGTACTCGTGCTTCGCGGGGTTCACGGAGGCGGGCGAGTCGCTCGAGGCCACGGTGCATCGGGAGATCGAGGAGGAATCCGGCGTCCGGCTCTCCGCGCTGCGCTACGTCTCCTCCCAGCCGTGGCCGTTTCCCCGTTCGCTCATGGTCGGCTTCCGTGCCGTCACCGCGGACGAGGCGGCGGCGCGGCCGGACGGCGAGGAGATCATCGACGTGCGCTGGTTCACGCGGGCCGAGATCGGTTCGGCGCTCGCCGGCGACGGCCCGGTCGGCCTGCCGGGGCCTGCATCGATCGCGCGCGCTCTGATCGTCGACTGGTTCGAGGAGCGTCCGTGA
- a CDS encoding zinc-dependent metalloprotease, producing the protein MADNEPNPEDFQEFLRRMLSNQGGGDIDPEALRGAFQGMDGFTFDPAMMQTIMSQLQGAFGGDPWENSLRQALHIANREGQGIGDGSRSSLADAFALANLWLGEATTISELAEAPVAMTRGEWVEKTLPVWKEIADPVSTSIADALTAALDTQVPEEMRGVVQGAGRLMRGLGGSVFAAQFGQVLGNLSLEVVSGGDVGIPVLPAGTAAVIPQNLTAFGEGLEIPEDQIALYIATRELAYARLYRHAKWLHLHVMAQITDFARGVTVDVDALEDVASRLDPSNPEELRAAIEGGALLPTQTEAQREALARLENLIATIDGWVDVVTAEATSRLPDGGRIAEAARRRRAVGGPAEDALGALVGLKLRPRRIREASAMWRAVTDAVGIAARDSLWDYPDLMPTAEDIDDPTALVARLQAAERGEQPEADEFDEALARLLDGDDFSADAPAESEDEGPGAEGDDEAPEGERPV; encoded by the coding sequence ATGGCGGACAACGAACCGAACCCGGAGGACTTCCAGGAGTTCCTCCGACGGATGCTCTCGAACCAGGGCGGTGGTGACATCGACCCCGAAGCGCTGCGGGGCGCCTTCCAGGGAATGGACGGCTTCACGTTCGACCCGGCGATGATGCAGACGATCATGTCGCAGCTCCAAGGGGCCTTCGGCGGCGATCCGTGGGAGAACTCGCTGCGCCAAGCGCTGCACATCGCCAACAGAGAGGGCCAGGGCATCGGCGACGGCTCGCGCTCCTCCCTCGCCGACGCGTTCGCGCTCGCGAACCTGTGGCTGGGCGAGGCGACGACGATCTCCGAGCTCGCGGAGGCGCCCGTGGCCATGACCCGGGGCGAGTGGGTCGAGAAGACCCTCCCCGTGTGGAAGGAGATCGCCGACCCGGTGTCGACGAGCATCGCCGACGCACTCACGGCCGCCCTCGACACGCAGGTGCCGGAGGAGATGCGCGGCGTCGTGCAGGGCGCGGGCCGTCTGATGCGGGGCCTCGGCGGCTCGGTGTTCGCCGCCCAGTTCGGCCAGGTCCTCGGCAACCTCTCCCTGGAGGTGGTCTCCGGCGGCGACGTGGGCATCCCCGTGCTGCCGGCCGGCACCGCCGCGGTGATCCCGCAGAACCTCACGGCGTTCGGCGAGGGACTCGAGATCCCCGAAGACCAGATCGCGCTCTACATCGCGACGCGTGAGCTCGCGTACGCCCGTCTCTACCGGCACGCCAAGTGGCTGCACCTGCATGTGATGGCCCAGATCACCGATTTCGCGCGCGGCGTGACGGTGGATGTCGACGCCCTCGAGGACGTGGCGAGCCGACTCGACCCCTCGAACCCCGAGGAGCTGCGCGCGGCGATCGAGGGCGGCGCCCTGCTTCCCACCCAGACCGAGGCGCAGCGCGAGGCTCTGGCCCGTCTGGAGAACCTCATCGCCACGATCGACGGATGGGTCGACGTGGTCACGGCCGAGGCCACGTCCCGCCTCCCCGACGGCGGGCGCATCGCGGAGGCGGCTCGGCGCCGCCGTGCGGTCGGCGGGCCGGCGGAGGACGCCCTCGGCGCTCTCGTGGGCCTCAAGCTGCGTCCGCGGCGCATCCGCGAGGCGTCGGCCATGTGGCGGGCCGTGACGGACGCGGTCGGCATCGCCGCTCGGGATTCCCTGTGGGACTACCCCGACCTCATGCCGACGGCTGAGGACATCGACGACCCCACGGCACTGGTCGCCCGTCTGCAGGCCGCCGAGCGGGGGGAGCAGCCGGAGGCGGATGAATTCGACGAGGCTCTCGCACGCCTGCTCGACGGCGACGACTTCTCGGCGGACGCTCCCGCCGAGAGCGAGGACGAGGGCCCCGGTGCCGAGGGCGACGACGAGGCGCCGGAGGGCGAGCGTCCCGTCTGA